Proteins co-encoded in one Triplophysa dalaica isolate WHDGS20190420 chromosome 16, ASM1584641v1, whole genome shotgun sequence genomic window:
- the map7d3 gene encoding ensconsin isoform X9 — protein MAEGATSLKGLRAQMAAQAQAQAEERRSQAGNSPTPTGPANTTKSQTRPVIDGAALRIDDKIRVAKERREEQEKQQALRDSQILERERRTRLQVERQMEEKQKKLDEQRRKEEQRRVAVEEKRKQKLEEEKEHYEAVMRRTLERSQRVEQRQKRWSWGGLSDSDNKNGQTDSGSTSSPVAIVISPASPVTRPPRSQTSQDKRSTSTMNLKQTDSVINKRLSSSSATLLNSPEKKFHLCPRSASASQLHPPARPLRSRSSDRKKGPTTSASADAISDMTEKVEKEKRYTSPLGKRPASPSRRHRSPSPAPPANTLPRAPSPGAAKQSPRSRPPSPSGLKQRPPSPQPSATSKPPPIQKPALTPTGPPTLRKRDSKPKDTSPMMPVTPQSPETTAPSPVPTAKTKEESNPKALPGTNSAAEASKILAENRRLAREQKEKEEQLRIQKEEEERLRKEEEKRQAEEDRLRREEEEKRLAEERKVEEEEQAQKAEEERKQAELEELQIQAELQKEREETEAKALEEAEKQRQERERIMQQNQQERIERKKRIDEIMKRTRKTDQTDFKGDEGIPDENGDDADDEIDCENKENQAFASEKSVESVEEPVSSLNGQTHLDSKENSIGPNTEDPSMDSPPPKSCLMEGSEFVNEDSTVDVVAGLNGKGGPWSFEELIDLGVHAKSKPLIDDGSPEGPRVAFEEKTSSIHPIPPIEALSEM, from the exons CTGCGCAAGCGCAGGCGCAGGCAGAAGAACGGCGCAGTCAGGCAGGGAACAGCCCAACGCCTACAGGTCCAGCCAACACAACAAAGAGCCAGACAAGGCCAG TCATTGATGGGGCAGCCCTCAGAATAGACGACAAAATCCGAGTGGCcaaagagagaagagaagagcaGGAGAAGCAACAAG CATTGCGCGACTCCCAGATCCTGGAGCGAGAGCGCAGGACCCGGCTACAGGTGGAGAGACAGATGGAAGAGAAGCAGAAGAAGCTGGATGAGCAGCGGAGAAAGGAGGAACAGAGGAGAGTTGCGGTGGAGGAGAAGAGGAAACAGAAATTAGAGGAAGAAAAG GAACACTATGAAGCTGTGATGAGACGCACACTGGAGCGTAGCCAGCGAGTAGAGCAGAGACAGAAGAGGTGGTCCTGGGGTGGACTCTCAGATTCAGACAACAAAAACG GACAGACTGACAGCGGCTCCACCTCTTCCCCGGTTGCTATAGTAATCTCCCCTGCCTCTCCAGTCACCAGGCCGCCCAGGAGTCAGACGTCACAAG ACAAGCGCTCTACCTCCACTATGAACCTGAAACAGACTGACTCAGTCATCAACAAGCGTCTCTCCTCATCCTCTGCCACCCTCCTTAACTCTCCCGAGAAAA AGTTTCACCTGTGTCCTCGTTCAGCGTCTGCCAGCCAGCTGCATCCCCCGGCCCGACCCCTGCGCAGTCGCAGCAGTGATCGGAAGAAAGGCCCGACCACATCGGCGTCTGCGGATGCTATCTCCGACATGACCGAG AAAGTTGAGAAGGAGAAGCGTTACACATCACCATTAGGAAAACGCCCTGCCTCACCTTCCAGGCGTCATCGATCCCCCTCTCCTGCACCGCCTGCTAACACCCTCCCAAGAGCGCCCTCACCTGGAGCAGCCAA GCAGAGTCCACGGTCTCGCCCTCCTTCCCCCAGTGGCTTGAAACAGCGTCCTCCTTCCCCTCAGCCTTCTGCCACATCCAAACCTCCACCCATACAAAAACCTGCTCTCACTCCCACCGGCCCCCCTACTCTACGCAAGAGGGACTCCAAGCCAAAGGATACGTCTCCCATGATGCCCGTCACCCCGCAGTCTCCAGAAACCACAGCACCTAGCCCAGTGCCCACAGCCAAGACCAAAGAGG aatcCAATCCCAAAGCCCTGCCAGGTACCAACTCGGCTGCAGAAGCTTCCAAGATCCTTGCAGAAAACCGACGTCTGGCACGTgagcagaaagagaaagaagaacaaCTGCGCATACAgaaggaagaggaggagag GCTTAGGAAAGAGGAGGAGAAGCGACAGGCAGAGGAGGATCGTTTGAGGCGTGAGGAGGAGGAGAAGAGGCTAGCAGAGGAGCGGAAGGTAGAAGAGGAGGAACAGGCACAAAAAGCGGAGGAGGAGAGAAAGCAAGCCGAACTGGAGGAGCTGCAAATACAGGCCGAGCTGCAGAAAGAG CGCGAGGAGACTGAAGCAAAGGCCCTAGAGGAGGCAGAGAAACAACGTCAAGAGAGAGAGCGCATTATGCAACAAAACCAACAGGAGCGTATTGAGAGGAAGAAG AGAATTGATGAAATTATGAAGAGAACCAGAAAAACAGACCAAACCGATTTTAAG gGTGATGAAGGCATTCCTGATGAAAATGGAGATGATGCTGATGACGAAATAGACTGTGAAAATAAGG AGAACCAGGCATTTGCGTCAGAGAAGAGTGTGGAGTCTGTGGAGGAGCCCGTTTCCAGTTTAAATGGACAAACACATCTGGACAGTAAAGAAAACAGCATTGGACCCAACACAGAGGATCCTTCAATGGACAG TCCTCCTCCAAAGTCCTGTCTGATGGAGGGCTCCGAGTTTGTCAATGAGGACTCAACGGTAGACGTGGTGGCAGGGCTGAACGGTAAAGGTGGACCCTGGAGCTTTGAGGAGCTGATTGATCTGGGCGTTCATGCGAAAAGCAAACCTCTTATTGATGATGGGAGCCCTGAGGGGCCCAGAGTGGCCTTTGAAGAGAAAACAAGCTCCATCCATCCAATCCCGCCTATCGAAGCACTATCCG AGATGTGA
- the map7d3 gene encoding ensconsin isoform X2, with protein sequence MAEGATSLKGLRAQMAAQAQAQAEERRSQAGNSPTPTGPANTTKSQTRPVIDGAALRIDDKIRVAKERREEQEKQQALRDSQILERERRTRLQVERQMEEKQKKLDEQRRKEEQRRVAVEEKRKQKLEEEKEHYEAVMRRTLERSQRVEQRQKRWSWGGLSDSDNKNGQTDSGSTSSPVAIVISPASPVTRPPRSQTSQDKRSTSTMNLKQTDSVINKRLSSSSATLLNSPEKSAKRRSSSLNRLPSNAPQAPKEAHKQPQVEKTGPILKKRSSSLSRVGVKTQPATKAEKTTANESARRSLAAPVDSAVLSRLLTPTQASLARSKSAAALSGEGSDVQASASQLHPPARPLRSRSSDRKKGPTTSASADAISDMTEKVEKEKRYTSPLGKRPASPSRRHRSPSPAPPANTLPRAPSPGAAKQSPRSRPPSPSGLKQRPPSPQPSATSKPPPIQKPALTPTGPPTLRKRDSKPKDTSPMMPVTPQSPETTAPSPVPTAKTKEESNPKALPGTNSAAEASKILAENRRLAREQKEKEEQLRIQKEEEERLRKEEEKRQAEEDRLRREEEEKRLAEERKVEEEEQAQKAEEERKQAELEELQIQAELQKEREETEAKALEEAEKQRQERERIMQQNQQERIERKKRIDEIMKRTRKTDQTDFKGDEGIPDENGDDADDEIDCENKENQAFASEKSVESVEEPVSSLNGQTHLDSKENSIGPNTEDPSMDSPPPKSCLMEGSEFVNEDSTVDVVAGLNGKGGPWSFEELIDLGVHAKSKPLIDDGSPEGPRVAFEEKTSSIHPIPPIEALSEM encoded by the exons CTGCGCAAGCGCAGGCGCAGGCAGAAGAACGGCGCAGTCAGGCAGGGAACAGCCCAACGCCTACAGGTCCAGCCAACACAACAAAGAGCCAGACAAGGCCAG TCATTGATGGGGCAGCCCTCAGAATAGACGACAAAATCCGAGTGGCcaaagagagaagagaagagcaGGAGAAGCAACAAG CATTGCGCGACTCCCAGATCCTGGAGCGAGAGCGCAGGACCCGGCTACAGGTGGAGAGACAGATGGAAGAGAAGCAGAAGAAGCTGGATGAGCAGCGGAGAAAGGAGGAACAGAGGAGAGTTGCGGTGGAGGAGAAGAGGAAACAGAAATTAGAGGAAGAAAAG GAACACTATGAAGCTGTGATGAGACGCACACTGGAGCGTAGCCAGCGAGTAGAGCAGAGACAGAAGAGGTGGTCCTGGGGTGGACTCTCAGATTCAGACAACAAAAACG GACAGACTGACAGCGGCTCCACCTCTTCCCCGGTTGCTATAGTAATCTCCCCTGCCTCTCCAGTCACCAGGCCGCCCAGGAGTCAGACGTCACAAG ACAAGCGCTCTACCTCCACTATGAACCTGAAACAGACTGACTCAGTCATCAACAAGCGTCTCTCCTCATCCTCTGCCACCCTCCTTAACTCTCCCGAGAAAA GTGCAAAGCGGAGAAGTTCATCTCTCAACCGGTTGCCTAGCAATGCCCCTCAGGCCCCTAAAGAAGCACATAAGCAGCCTCAGGTGGAAAAGACAG GCCCAATCCTGAAGAAGCGAAGCTCCTCCCTCTCTCGAGTAGGGGTTAAAACACAGCCCGCCACCAAAGCAGAGAAAACCACGGCCAACGAATCAG CTCGCCGCTCATTGGCCGCCCCCGTGGACAGCGCTGTCCTCAGTCGCCTGCTCACACCCACCCAGGCCTCGCTAGCTAGAAGCAAGAGTGCCGCGGCCCTGTCCGGCGAAGGATCCGACGTCCAAG CGTCTGCCAGCCAGCTGCATCCCCCGGCCCGACCCCTGCGCAGTCGCAGCAGTGATCGGAAGAAAGGCCCGACCACATCGGCGTCTGCGGATGCTATCTCCGACATGACCGAG AAAGTTGAGAAGGAGAAGCGTTACACATCACCATTAGGAAAACGCCCTGCCTCACCTTCCAGGCGTCATCGATCCCCCTCTCCTGCACCGCCTGCTAACACCCTCCCAAGAGCGCCCTCACCTGGAGCAGCCAA GCAGAGTCCACGGTCTCGCCCTCCTTCCCCCAGTGGCTTGAAACAGCGTCCTCCTTCCCCTCAGCCTTCTGCCACATCCAAACCTCCACCCATACAAAAACCTGCTCTCACTCCCACCGGCCCCCCTACTCTACGCAAGAGGGACTCCAAGCCAAAGGATACGTCTCCCATGATGCCCGTCACCCCGCAGTCTCCAGAAACCACAGCACCTAGCCCAGTGCCCACAGCCAAGACCAAAGAGG aatcCAATCCCAAAGCCCTGCCAGGTACCAACTCGGCTGCAGAAGCTTCCAAGATCCTTGCAGAAAACCGACGTCTGGCACGTgagcagaaagagaaagaagaacaaCTGCGCATACAgaaggaagaggaggagag GCTTAGGAAAGAGGAGGAGAAGCGACAGGCAGAGGAGGATCGTTTGAGGCGTGAGGAGGAGGAGAAGAGGCTAGCAGAGGAGCGGAAGGTAGAAGAGGAGGAACAGGCACAAAAAGCGGAGGAGGAGAGAAAGCAAGCCGAACTGGAGGAGCTGCAAATACAGGCCGAGCTGCAGAAAGAG CGCGAGGAGACTGAAGCAAAGGCCCTAGAGGAGGCAGAGAAACAACGTCAAGAGAGAGAGCGCATTATGCAACAAAACCAACAGGAGCGTATTGAGAGGAAGAAG AGAATTGATGAAATTATGAAGAGAACCAGAAAAACAGACCAAACCGATTTTAAG gGTGATGAAGGCATTCCTGATGAAAATGGAGATGATGCTGATGACGAAATAGACTGTGAAAATAAGG AGAACCAGGCATTTGCGTCAGAGAAGAGTGTGGAGTCTGTGGAGGAGCCCGTTTCCAGTTTAAATGGACAAACACATCTGGACAGTAAAGAAAACAGCATTGGACCCAACACAGAGGATCCTTCAATGGACAG TCCTCCTCCAAAGTCCTGTCTGATGGAGGGCTCCGAGTTTGTCAATGAGGACTCAACGGTAGACGTGGTGGCAGGGCTGAACGGTAAAGGTGGACCCTGGAGCTTTGAGGAGCTGATTGATCTGGGCGTTCATGCGAAAAGCAAACCTCTTATTGATGATGGGAGCCCTGAGGGGCCCAGAGTGGCCTTTGAAGAGAAAACAAGCTCCATCCATCCAATCCCGCCTATCGAAGCACTATCCG AGATGTGA
- the map7d3 gene encoding ensconsin isoform X10, with translation MAEGATSLKGLRAQMAAQAQAQAEERRSQAGNSPTPTGPANTTKSQTRPVIDGAALRIDDKIRVAKERREEQEKQQALRDSQILERERRTRLQVERQMEEKQKKLDEQRRKEEQRRVAVEEKRKQKLEEEKEHYEAVMRRTLERSQRVEQRQKRWSWGGLSDSDNKNARRSLAAPVDSAVLSRLLTPTQASLARSKSAAALSGEGSDVQEFHLCPRSASASQLHPPARPLRSRSSDRKKGPTTSASADAISDMTEKVEKEKRYTSPLGKRPASPSRRHRSPSPAPPANTLPRAPSPGAAKQSPRSRPPSPSGLKQRPPSPQPSATSKPPPIQKPALTPTGPPTLRKRDSKPKDTSPMMPVTPQSPETTAPSPVPTAKTKEESNPKALPGTNSAAEASKILAENRRLAREQKEKEEQLRIQKEEEERLRKEEEKRQAEEDRLRREEEEKRLAEERKVEEEEQAQKAEEERKQAELEELQIQAELQKEREETEAKALEEAEKQRQERERIMQQNQQERIERKKRIDEIMKRTRKTDQTDFKGDEGIPDENGDDADDEIDCENKENQAFASEKSVESVEEPVSSLNGQTHLDSKENSIGPNTEDPSMDSPPPKSCLMEGSEFVNEDSTVDVVAGLNGKGGPWSFEELIDLGVHAKSKPLIDDGSPEGPRVAFEEKTSSIHPIPPIEALSEM, from the exons CTGCGCAAGCGCAGGCGCAGGCAGAAGAACGGCGCAGTCAGGCAGGGAACAGCCCAACGCCTACAGGTCCAGCCAACACAACAAAGAGCCAGACAAGGCCAG TCATTGATGGGGCAGCCCTCAGAATAGACGACAAAATCCGAGTGGCcaaagagagaagagaagagcaGGAGAAGCAACAAG CATTGCGCGACTCCCAGATCCTGGAGCGAGAGCGCAGGACCCGGCTACAGGTGGAGAGACAGATGGAAGAGAAGCAGAAGAAGCTGGATGAGCAGCGGAGAAAGGAGGAACAGAGGAGAGTTGCGGTGGAGGAGAAGAGGAAACAGAAATTAGAGGAAGAAAAG GAACACTATGAAGCTGTGATGAGACGCACACTGGAGCGTAGCCAGCGAGTAGAGCAGAGACAGAAGAGGTGGTCCTGGGGTGGACTCTCAGATTCAGACAACAAAAACG CTCGCCGCTCATTGGCCGCCCCCGTGGACAGCGCTGTCCTCAGTCGCCTGCTCACACCCACCCAGGCCTCGCTAGCTAGAAGCAAGAGTGCCGCGGCCCTGTCCGGCGAAGGATCCGACGTCCAAG AGTTTCACCTGTGTCCTCGTTCAGCGTCTGCCAGCCAGCTGCATCCCCCGGCCCGACCCCTGCGCAGTCGCAGCAGTGATCGGAAGAAAGGCCCGACCACATCGGCGTCTGCGGATGCTATCTCCGACATGACCGAG AAAGTTGAGAAGGAGAAGCGTTACACATCACCATTAGGAAAACGCCCTGCCTCACCTTCCAGGCGTCATCGATCCCCCTCTCCTGCACCGCCTGCTAACACCCTCCCAAGAGCGCCCTCACCTGGAGCAGCCAA GCAGAGTCCACGGTCTCGCCCTCCTTCCCCCAGTGGCTTGAAACAGCGTCCTCCTTCCCCTCAGCCTTCTGCCACATCCAAACCTCCACCCATACAAAAACCTGCTCTCACTCCCACCGGCCCCCCTACTCTACGCAAGAGGGACTCCAAGCCAAAGGATACGTCTCCCATGATGCCCGTCACCCCGCAGTCTCCAGAAACCACAGCACCTAGCCCAGTGCCCACAGCCAAGACCAAAGAGG aatcCAATCCCAAAGCCCTGCCAGGTACCAACTCGGCTGCAGAAGCTTCCAAGATCCTTGCAGAAAACCGACGTCTGGCACGTgagcagaaagagaaagaagaacaaCTGCGCATACAgaaggaagaggaggagag GCTTAGGAAAGAGGAGGAGAAGCGACAGGCAGAGGAGGATCGTTTGAGGCGTGAGGAGGAGGAGAAGAGGCTAGCAGAGGAGCGGAAGGTAGAAGAGGAGGAACAGGCACAAAAAGCGGAGGAGGAGAGAAAGCAAGCCGAACTGGAGGAGCTGCAAATACAGGCCGAGCTGCAGAAAGAG CGCGAGGAGACTGAAGCAAAGGCCCTAGAGGAGGCAGAGAAACAACGTCAAGAGAGAGAGCGCATTATGCAACAAAACCAACAGGAGCGTATTGAGAGGAAGAAG AGAATTGATGAAATTATGAAGAGAACCAGAAAAACAGACCAAACCGATTTTAAG gGTGATGAAGGCATTCCTGATGAAAATGGAGATGATGCTGATGACGAAATAGACTGTGAAAATAAGG AGAACCAGGCATTTGCGTCAGAGAAGAGTGTGGAGTCTGTGGAGGAGCCCGTTTCCAGTTTAAATGGACAAACACATCTGGACAGTAAAGAAAACAGCATTGGACCCAACACAGAGGATCCTTCAATGGACAG TCCTCCTCCAAAGTCCTGTCTGATGGAGGGCTCCGAGTTTGTCAATGAGGACTCAACGGTAGACGTGGTGGCAGGGCTGAACGGTAAAGGTGGACCCTGGAGCTTTGAGGAGCTGATTGATCTGGGCGTTCATGCGAAAAGCAAACCTCTTATTGATGATGGGAGCCCTGAGGGGCCCAGAGTGGCCTTTGAAGAGAAAACAAGCTCCATCCATCCAATCCCGCCTATCGAAGCACTATCCG AGATGTGA
- the map7d3 gene encoding ensconsin isoform X5: MAEGATSLKGLRAQMAAQAQAQAEERRSQAGNSPTPTGPANTTKSQTRPVIDGAALRIDDKIRVAKERREEQEKQQALRDSQILERERRTRLQVERQMEEKQKKLDEQRRKEEQRRVAVEEKRKQKLEEEKEHYEAVMRRTLERSQRVEQRQKRWSWGGLSDSDNKNGQTDSGSTSSPVAIVISPASPVTRPPRSQTSQDKRSTSTMNLKQTDSVINKRLSSSSATLLNSPEKSAKRRSSSLNRLPSNAPQAPKEAHKQPQVEKTGPILKKRSSSLSRVGVKTQPATKAEKTTANESASASQLHPPARPLRSRSSDRKKGPTTSASADAISDMTEKVEKEKRYTSPLGKRPASPSRRHRSPSPAPPANTLPRAPSPGAAKQSPRSRPPSPSGLKQRPPSPQPSATSKPPPIQKPALTPTGPPTLRKRDSKPKDTSPMMPVTPQSPETTAPSPVPTAKTKEESNPKALPGTNSAAEASKILAENRRLAREQKEKEEQLRIQKEEEERLRKEEEKRQAEEDRLRREEEEKRLAEERKVEEEEQAQKAEEERKQAELEELQIQAELQKEREETEAKALEEAEKQRQERERIMQQNQQERIERKKRIDEIMKRTRKTDQTDFKGDEGIPDENGDDADDEIDCENKENQAFASEKSVESVEEPVSSLNGQTHLDSKENSIGPNTEDPSMDSPPPKSCLMEGSEFVNEDSTVDVVAGLNGKGGPWSFEELIDLGVHAKSKPLIDDGSPEGPRVAFEEKTSSIHPIPPIEALSEM; the protein is encoded by the exons CTGCGCAAGCGCAGGCGCAGGCAGAAGAACGGCGCAGTCAGGCAGGGAACAGCCCAACGCCTACAGGTCCAGCCAACACAACAAAGAGCCAGACAAGGCCAG TCATTGATGGGGCAGCCCTCAGAATAGACGACAAAATCCGAGTGGCcaaagagagaagagaagagcaGGAGAAGCAACAAG CATTGCGCGACTCCCAGATCCTGGAGCGAGAGCGCAGGACCCGGCTACAGGTGGAGAGACAGATGGAAGAGAAGCAGAAGAAGCTGGATGAGCAGCGGAGAAAGGAGGAACAGAGGAGAGTTGCGGTGGAGGAGAAGAGGAAACAGAAATTAGAGGAAGAAAAG GAACACTATGAAGCTGTGATGAGACGCACACTGGAGCGTAGCCAGCGAGTAGAGCAGAGACAGAAGAGGTGGTCCTGGGGTGGACTCTCAGATTCAGACAACAAAAACG GACAGACTGACAGCGGCTCCACCTCTTCCCCGGTTGCTATAGTAATCTCCCCTGCCTCTCCAGTCACCAGGCCGCCCAGGAGTCAGACGTCACAAG ACAAGCGCTCTACCTCCACTATGAACCTGAAACAGACTGACTCAGTCATCAACAAGCGTCTCTCCTCATCCTCTGCCACCCTCCTTAACTCTCCCGAGAAAA GTGCAAAGCGGAGAAGTTCATCTCTCAACCGGTTGCCTAGCAATGCCCCTCAGGCCCCTAAAGAAGCACATAAGCAGCCTCAGGTGGAAAAGACAG GCCCAATCCTGAAGAAGCGAAGCTCCTCCCTCTCTCGAGTAGGGGTTAAAACACAGCCCGCCACCAAAGCAGAGAAAACCACGGCCAACGAATCAG CGTCTGCCAGCCAGCTGCATCCCCCGGCCCGACCCCTGCGCAGTCGCAGCAGTGATCGGAAGAAAGGCCCGACCACATCGGCGTCTGCGGATGCTATCTCCGACATGACCGAG AAAGTTGAGAAGGAGAAGCGTTACACATCACCATTAGGAAAACGCCCTGCCTCACCTTCCAGGCGTCATCGATCCCCCTCTCCTGCACCGCCTGCTAACACCCTCCCAAGAGCGCCCTCACCTGGAGCAGCCAA GCAGAGTCCACGGTCTCGCCCTCCTTCCCCCAGTGGCTTGAAACAGCGTCCTCCTTCCCCTCAGCCTTCTGCCACATCCAAACCTCCACCCATACAAAAACCTGCTCTCACTCCCACCGGCCCCCCTACTCTACGCAAGAGGGACTCCAAGCCAAAGGATACGTCTCCCATGATGCCCGTCACCCCGCAGTCTCCAGAAACCACAGCACCTAGCCCAGTGCCCACAGCCAAGACCAAAGAGG aatcCAATCCCAAAGCCCTGCCAGGTACCAACTCGGCTGCAGAAGCTTCCAAGATCCTTGCAGAAAACCGACGTCTGGCACGTgagcagaaagagaaagaagaacaaCTGCGCATACAgaaggaagaggaggagag GCTTAGGAAAGAGGAGGAGAAGCGACAGGCAGAGGAGGATCGTTTGAGGCGTGAGGAGGAGGAGAAGAGGCTAGCAGAGGAGCGGAAGGTAGAAGAGGAGGAACAGGCACAAAAAGCGGAGGAGGAGAGAAAGCAAGCCGAACTGGAGGAGCTGCAAATACAGGCCGAGCTGCAGAAAGAG CGCGAGGAGACTGAAGCAAAGGCCCTAGAGGAGGCAGAGAAACAACGTCAAGAGAGAGAGCGCATTATGCAACAAAACCAACAGGAGCGTATTGAGAGGAAGAAG AGAATTGATGAAATTATGAAGAGAACCAGAAAAACAGACCAAACCGATTTTAAG gGTGATGAAGGCATTCCTGATGAAAATGGAGATGATGCTGATGACGAAATAGACTGTGAAAATAAGG AGAACCAGGCATTTGCGTCAGAGAAGAGTGTGGAGTCTGTGGAGGAGCCCGTTTCCAGTTTAAATGGACAAACACATCTGGACAGTAAAGAAAACAGCATTGGACCCAACACAGAGGATCCTTCAATGGACAG TCCTCCTCCAAAGTCCTGTCTGATGGAGGGCTCCGAGTTTGTCAATGAGGACTCAACGGTAGACGTGGTGGCAGGGCTGAACGGTAAAGGTGGACCCTGGAGCTTTGAGGAGCTGATTGATCTGGGCGTTCATGCGAAAAGCAAACCTCTTATTGATGATGGGAGCCCTGAGGGGCCCAGAGTGGCCTTTGAAGAGAAAACAAGCTCCATCCATCCAATCCCGCCTATCGAAGCACTATCCG AGATGTGA